Within the Desulfobulbaceae bacterium genome, the region ACGCATCACGGAATCAGCAAAGGTCCCGCGATACATCTTAAAATACGACACGCCTGAAATCGACAGGTCAAAAAAGGAACAACAAGGGGATATAACAACCAGCAAGAGGGCAAAACTCCTCGGACTACAAGCATCAATCAGATAATTTCAACCTGCTCCTCTTCCTTCCTTGTACGAACAGCTATCTCGCCAATCACATAGGGCGTTTCCCCCAAGGCAGCCAACTGCCGCATGCAGTCTTCCTCATCCTTGGCAGTAACGATAAGGATCATACCAATACCGCAGTTAAAAGTCCGATACATCTCATCAGGGGTGAGATCTCCCTGTTGTTGCAAGAATTCAAAAATTGGTTGTCTGGGCCAGGAGTCGCCAGCTATGACCGCCTTGCTCCCCTCAGGTAATACCCTAGGCACATTATCGGTAAAGCCGCCACCGGTGATATGCACCACACCTCGAACCTGGTAATTTTTGATGACATTCAGCACGGTCTCAGTATAAATCCGTGTCGGTGTCAACAATGCCTCACCAAGAGTAGATCCCAATTCCGGAATCTGATCATTAACCGATAGCCCCAGCTCCTCAAAGCAGATCTTGCGAACCAGAGAGTACCCGTTGCTATGAATACCGCTTGAGGCCAGGCCAATCAGCTTGTCCCCCACCTTGATCTCCGAGCCGTCGATAAGTTCATTTCGCTCAGCAATTCCGACCGTAAAACCTGCCAGGTCATAGGAACCTGGGGTATAATGTCCCGGCATCTCTGCTGTTTCACCACCAATCAAAGAGCACTTGGACAACTCGCAACCCTTGGCAATCCCCCTGACCACGTCTGTCGCCTGATCGACGTCAAGTTTTCCCACGGCAAAATAATCAAGGAAAAACAAAGGCCTAGCCCCAGACACAACAACATCGTTGACGCACATCGCCACTAAATCAATTCCAATTGTGTCATGCTTATTGCACAACTCGGCAATTTTTAACTTAGTACCGACCCCATCGGTAGAAGCGACCAACACCGGATCTTTATAGCGGGAACCACCCAAAGCAAACAAACCACCAAAGCCACCAATGTCGGTCAACACTCCTCGTTGAAATGTCGCTGATACCAATGGCTTAATGCGATCAATAAAGGAATTTGCCTTATCAATATCTACGCCGGCCTCGGCATATCGTGAGCCTTTTTTTTCTTTCATATCCCAACCCAGATACACTGGACACATCTCCCGGTAAAAAAACTTTGTCCGGACAGATTCCCGTGTGTTAATTAATCACAACGTGCCTTGCTCAACCCGAAAATGCGCGGTGTCAGATTTCTCCCAACACCTACAATCTCTACCCCATCATCGGGTTGCCCTGCGAAGATAGCACCCATTTTTCTTATCAATGCTTTTGTAATCTCCATCAGCTCAAAAGTCAATTTGTTATTGCCCTAACATGGTCCGCAATGTCTCTACCTCTGTGATTGGCTGTTGACACGCGAAATTTTCACAGACATAGGCCGTTGCCTTATCACTCTGTTTAACCATATACGCAAGTGACGACAACTTGCCAGCCAAGCTTTCTGGCATTGGCGTTCCATCGTTAAACAACACCACCTTGTTGGGGAGAAAGAACTCGGCCACGACCTGAAGCATAGCCTTGGTATCACCTGCTCCCCTATCGCCAGCGATAACAATCTGCATCGGCTTTCTTCGCAAAAACTCACCAGCTGACAGCATTTGAGGCAAAGCCCCTGGGGACTGGTGGAGCTTACCAGCAAAGAAATTCATGGTCTGATCCGCCTGTTCAAGCAAGATTTTATCTCCAAAAATCCTTCCCAACCGCGCAAAATTCATGGCTGACACAGAGTTACCCGCTGGCTCAGCCCCGTCATAGTCACTTTTCATCCGCATAATAACCGTCTGATCCTTACCTGTTGTCTCGAAAAATCCACCCTTCTTATCATCCTTGAATAAGCTGTTTTGAACCTCTGTAAGTGCAAGTGCCAATTCGAGCCAATGCCAATCAGATGATGCCTCGTAAAGATCCAAAAACCCTTGGATGGTAAATGCGTAATCATCGAGGTGTCCTGAAATTCCCGCCGTCCCGTTGCGATAACGGCGCCACACCCGTAGGGATGAAGTGTCCTTCGCATTTTTTCCCGAATCAATCAAAGTCGTACGAATAAATTTCCCCGCCCGCTCAGCGGCATGGAGATATCGCTCCTGCCCAAGAACCAATGCCCCCTTGGCCAGCGCGCTAATCATCAAGCCATTCCAACTGGCCAGGACTTTATCATCCAGATGAGGTCGTGGTCTCTTGCCACGTTCGGTAAGCATCTTTTTTTCGGCACGAATCAAGACCGTCCTGACATGGTTTTCATCGACTGAAAAATGCTTCGCAGTTTCGATAAAATCATGGGCTAGATAGAGAATATTTTTCCCGCGAAGTTCTCCATGAGGATCATCAGCAACGTTTCCATCTGCAACAATTCCATAGCGATACCTCACCATGGCCCCCTCTTCTTCAGTCAAGAAAGAGTTAAGTTCCGCAGCAGTCCACACGTAATAGGCGCCCTCCTGCTGCTCTTTCGGGTTGTCTGGTTTCGGGCTGTCCGCATCTTCTGCTGAATAGAACCCTCCTGCCTCATCCCGCATGGAGGCCAGAACATAATCGAGTGTCTTTGCCGCGACCTCCTTGAACAAGGGATCACGGGAAAGTTGAGCCGCTTCAAGATATAATGTGGCAAGTTGGGCCTGATCGTAAAGCATCTTTTCAAAATGAGGGACCCGCCACCCCGCATCCACTGAGTAACGATGAAACCCACCTCCAAGCTGATCCCACAACCCACCAGCAGCCATCTTTCTAAGAGTAACGAACACCATATCAAGAACACGAGAATCCCCGGTTCGCTGCCCGTATCGAAGCAAAAAGGCGAGTCCTGCTGGCCGCGGAAACTTAGGGGCATTCCCAAAGCCTCCGTTCTGTGCATCATACCCACGGGTCAGCTGCTCTGCAGCGGCTGCGGATGTCGCCTCCACAACCAACTTCTTCTCATCGGAACTCGCCTGGGACTCGACAAGATGCTGAAGCAATTCGTCTGACTTCTTTACAATCATTTCATGATCCTTTTCCCAAGAAAGATGAATTTTTTGCAGAAGGTCCGCAAATCCTGGACGACCAAAAGCGCTCTGAGGAGGAAAATAGGTACCAGCAAAAAACGGCTTAAGCTCAGGGGTCAAAAAAACCGACATCGGCCAACCGCCACTCCCGGTCATTGCCAGAGTCACTGCCATATATACCTGATCAAGATCTGGCCTCTCCTCCCTATCCACCTTAATGCAGACAAAGTATTGATTCAAAATAGCTGCTATCGCCGGATCCTCAAAAGACTCCCGCTCCATAACATGACACCAGTGACACGTCGAGTAGCCTATAGAAAGAAAAATGGGCTTATTCTCTCGCCGAGCCCTGGCAATAGCCTCATCATCCCAGGGATTCCAGTCAACCGGGTTATAGGCGTGCTGCAGTAAGTATGGGCTGGACTCGCCAATAAGCCGATTCGCCTTGCGACCGGCAACTTTTTCTTTCCCTCCGGCATCAGTTGCAGATTTATCATGAACAGGTTTCATAGTAAGTGTTTCTCCTCCAAAGCTTATCGATGACCAAAGAAATGCAGTAAGTGTTGAAAAAACCAATAATCGCGAGTTAACCAACCGCATCAGGCACCCCCTTAAATCTCTTTTGATTTTTTTAATATGACTAAGCAGATAACAAACACCAACCGAGTCATTCCCAAATCTATTTCAGTTAATCAACTAATACCCTATGATTAAATAAATGACTATTCTAATGACTAAAAAAACTACCAACACCAGGAAAATATCAAAGTTTATTATATAGCTGTCAAAATTAATCCTAGCAAGACCAAAAGCATATGTTTCTAATGGTATGCCCTGCCAATTCTCTCAACAAATGGCCTTAATCCTATACTGATACCGATCAGTATTTTCCAGTGTATAATTACATCTCAAGTACCATATTAATACGAATCGGATAAAAATAATATCCGCCTTCAGACACCAAACAAAATCACGATATTTTACTTTTGACAAAGGACCATCCACCACTTCTTCTTCCTCATCCAAACTATACTATCAGAATCAAACAACAAAATAATAATCTTATTGATTGATTTTTCTCCATAAATGTTTTAGCTAAAAACTTTATTCATTCATTCTATTTATTGGATAATAGAAAATTACCCCTCACTATAGTAACCTTAACGAAAATCAAGATAAAGGAGGATACAGACATGGGAAAAACACTAGTAGAAATGGCGGCAGATATTGTACAAGCCCAAAGCGCATCAAAAAGCATGACCCAAGAAGAGATCTCATCGGCCTTGCAGATTACCTACAAAACTTTGATGAACCTGCAGATCAATGAACAGTCAGCTCCCGGCGAAGAGTTAACAAGCGAATCAACAGCTCCAGACATCACCCCAGAAAAATCAATACAGAAGAACAAGATCATTTGCCTGGAGTGTGGTCAAGAGTTCAAAATGTTGTCCCCAAAACATCTCGCCTCCCACGGCCTTAACGGACGTGAGTACCGGAAAAAATATGGCTTAAAATTGCGTCAACCCCTCTGTGCCAAGGCATTGTCAACCGCACGCAAAAAAGCAGGCAAAGATCGGGGTATCCCAGAAAACCTCATGAAGTCCATTGCCGCAAAAAAAGAAAAAAGCGCTGCCAAAACAAAACTGGCGACCAAGAAAGCAAGTGGCAAAAAGGCAAAGAAAGAGCCCGTTGCAGTCGGCTGAACGGCATTTAACCGGAACCGGCTCACCCCTTGTGACTCCAAAAAGCAGCTCCACTTTCATCAAGACCGCCCTCCATCGACGTCGTCAGACGCACCAACTCAGGGAATTACAAGAAGTAACCCCCCTTGATGGAGGCATGGCCAAGGTCAACGGCCAGACCGTAATCAATTTCAGTTCAAACGATTACCTTGGTCTGGCCCGCCACCCTGCCCTGGTTGAAGGGTCCGCACGATTTATCCACGCCCACGGAACCGGCTCAACCGCATCACGTTTGGTCTGCGGCACTGCCCCCACCGTGGCAGGAATCGAGACCCACCTGGCCTCCCTCAAAGAAAAAGAGGCCGCGCTGATCATGAATTCTGGTTTTCAGGCTAACGTCTCCCTCATCCCGGCACTTGCCAACCGAAAATCGCTGATCCTTGCTGATCGCCTCTGCCACAACAGTATCATCCAGGGAGTCCTACTGAGCCGAGCCAGACTTCTCCGCTTCCGCCACAACGATCTCTCGCACTTAGAAGAATTGCTGGGCCGACACGCCCACACCACGGACCGAATTCTCATCATCACCGAATCGGTGTACAGCATGGATGGCGATCGTTGCGACCTTGACACCCTGATCACCATCAGTCAACGATACGGAGCCCTGGTGATGGTGGACGAAGCTCATGCCACCGGCGTCTTAGGCTACCAGGGAATGGGTTTGGCCTGCGGCAAGGATATTGATATTATCATGGGAACTTTTGGCAAAGGTCTGGGCTCCTATGGGGCCTATGTCGTATGCTCTGCTGAAATACGGGAGTATTTAATCAATTACTGTACCGGGTTTATCTATTCCACGGCCTTGCCGCCGCCAGTCCTTGGGGCGATTGATGCCGCACTTACTCTGGTCCCAACCATGGACAGCGAACGTGACTATCTCCAGAACCTAGCCCAATACCTACGCAACGGACTTCACGCCCTTAAACTATTCACCGGGGACTCGACAACTCAAATCGTACCAATGATTATTGGCAATGACCAGAAAGCTGTCTCCATGTCACAATGGCTGCTCAGCCAATGCGCTATCCTGGCAACAGCCATTCGCCCCCCCACGGTTGAACAAGGCAGCGCTAGAATCCGCCTCGCCCTCTCGTGTCACCATACAAAAGATCAGATAGACACATTGCTCCGAGCCATCAAGACCTACCTCACGGCGCACCCCTGATGAGATTCGTTTTCCAGCATGGCTGGGGGTTTTCCAGTTCCTGTTGGAACGGATGGCTCGATTTACTGGACGCCCCTGCCATTCTCGGCAACCGAGGATATTGGGACACGTCGGTCTTGCTTAACAACTCCGACATCCAACCAGATTCCATCCTGATCTGCCACTCGCTGGGCATTCATCTCGTCCCGCAAGACTTGATCCACATGGCTGACATGGTAGTTATCATCAGCGGCTTCGCTCACTTCCATGGCGACACCGTTGCTGATGGCCGCTTCACCAAACGGCACGTCCAACGAATGCTCTCACGACTTGCCACAGAGCCAGAACAATTGATCCGAGATTTTCATCGAGACTGTGAATTCACCGAGTCGCTCATCCATGTCAAAACCATCAACACCGCTCTCTTGACATCCGACTTACAGGTCTTAAATGAAAGTCGGCTGGAAAAATCTTACTGCCAGCGGTGGCCGCCAACCCTGCTAATCCATGGCCGGGACGACAGGATTATCTCTCCGCTCAGGGCTGAAGAGTTAGCCGTCTTGCCGAAAAAAAGCCAATTAAGGATAATCGACGGCGCAGGGCATGGACTCCCATTCAACCAACCCAGCCTTTGCCTCAATCTGATTGTTGATTTTTATCGCCACATAACCCATAGTGGCGAATGACATCTTGTCAATCTCCCCCTTTCGCGGAAGGGTCACCAGCCACCTTTGATGAACTCGCAAGAAAAGAAGCCGCTGGCTGAGCAGGTAAGCGAGCCAGCGAGACTCCGAAAGGGCCGATATACTATACAGGTAAGCGAGTGAAGAGAGACTCCGAGGCGCAGGGTGTTTTTACAAATAAGGCCACACATATGGTGTGCCTAATGAGCAAAAATGCTATTTTCCGTTATTCCAGCGCAAGACAAAGAGACGATTTCTCAACTAAGTAAACAAACTCAACAATCCATTTGTCTCCAAAGTGTCAATTTAACAAAGTCTGCGCTTATCTGCTCGACCATCATCTTTGGCTACCCCGAATCATGACGCTCTCTCCCGAAGGACTGAAAAATAAAATAGCCGCCGGCTTCACGGCCTCGGCGCCCCACTACGACCACCATGCCGCGCTGCAGCAGCGTGCCGCGCACTCCCTGCTCAATCGTTTAAACGAGATCAAAACCCAGATACCTGACGGGCCGGTACTGGAAATAGGCTGCGGGACTGGGGCTGTTTCTAAAAAGCTCGCCACCTTGTTGGCAGATCGACACTTAACTCTCATTGACCTGGCCCCGGGCATGATCGCAGCAAACCGCGCAACCATGGCCCCGTTAATCGCCAGCAATCCTCTCCGTGTCGAATGGCAGATATGCGATGCCGAGACTATTGACACTCGCCACCACTATGCATTGATCATTTCATGCCTGACCCTGCAATGGTTTCATGACCTCCCCGGAAGCCTGCACCGACTGTGCTCCGCCCTCCTCCCCGGCGGCATCCTCCTGTGCTCCTACTTAGGAGAACAATCCTTTCCAGAATGGCGTCAGGCAGCAAACACCCTGGGCCTGCACTGCACTGCCAATCCCCTGCCCAACACCCAACAGATCCAGACGAGTCTGAGATTGCTGGGCCAGCAAAATTCACTGCGAGAAGAAATGCTCCAGATCTCCTACCCGACAGTTCACGACTTTTTTCGATCTCTAAAAAATACCGGAACCAATACCCCTACCAATTCCTACAGTCTCACCAGAGGTCAAATGGCTCGACTGATCAACGGCTGGCAGGAACAATCCCGACATTCAGTTACCGTAACCTACCAAATCAACACCTTAATGGTTCAGACATGAGAATTGACGAACTCCTCCCCCCTCAATTCCTAGTATCAGGCACAGACACCAACGTCGGTAAGACGATTATTGCCTCAATGCTGGCAACTGGGCTAAAAGCCACATATTGGAAACCGATTCAAAGCGGGTTAGATGAGCCGACCGATA harbors:
- a CDS encoding 8-amino-7-oxononanoate synthase encodes the protein MAKVNGQTVINFSSNDYLGLARHPALVEGSARFIHAHGTGSTASRLVCGTAPTVAGIETHLASLKEKEAALIMNSGFQANVSLIPALANRKSLILADRLCHNSIIQGVLLSRARLLRFRHNDLSHLEELLGRHAHTTDRILIITESVYSMDGDRCDLDTLITISQRYGALVMVDEAHATGVLGYQGMGLACGKDIDIIMGTFGKGLGSYGAYVVCSAEIREYLINYCTGFIYSTALPPPVLGAIDAALTLVPTMDSERDYLQNLAQYLRNGLHALKLFTGDSTTQIVPMIIGNDQKAVSMSQWLLSQCAILATAIRPPTVEQGSARIRLALSCHHTKDQIDTLLRAIKTYLTAHP
- a CDS encoding thioredoxin domain-containing protein, translated to MKPVHDKSATDAGGKEKVAGRKANRLIGESSPYLLQHAYNPVDWNPWDDEAIARARRENKPIFLSIGYSTCHWCHVMERESFEDPAIAAILNQYFVCIKVDREERPDLDQVYMAVTLAMTGSGGWPMSVFLTPELKPFFAGTYFPPQSAFGRPGFADLLQKIHLSWEKDHEMIVKKSDELLQHLVESQASSDEKKLVVEATSAAAAEQLTRGYDAQNGGFGNAPKFPRPAGLAFLLRYGQRTGDSRVLDMVFVTLRKMAAGGLWDQLGGGFHRYSVDAGWRVPHFEKMLYDQAQLATLYLEAAQLSRDPLFKEVAAKTLDYVLASMRDEAGGFYSAEDADSPKPDNPKEQQEGAYYVWTAAELNSFLTEEEGAMVRYRYGIVADGNVADDPHGELRGKNILYLAHDFIETAKHFSVDENHVRTVLIRAEKKMLTERGKRPRPHLDDKVLASWNGLMISALAKGALVLGQERYLHAAERAGKFIRTTLIDSGKNAKDTSSLRVWRRYRNGTAGISGHLDDYAFTIQGFLDLYEASSDWHWLELALALTEVQNSLFKDDKKGGFFETTGKDQTVIMRMKSDYDGAEPAGNSVSAMNFARLGRIFGDKILLEQADQTMNFFAGKLHQSPGALPQMLSAGEFLRRKPMQIVIAGDRGAGDTKAMLQVVAEFFLPNKVVLFNDGTPMPESLAGKLSSLAYMVKQSDKATAYVCENFACQQPITEVETLRTMLGQ
- a CDS encoding methyltransferase domain-containing protein, whose translation is MTLSPEGLKNKIAAGFTASAPHYDHHAALQQRAAHSLLNRLNEIKTQIPDGPVLEIGCGTGAVSKKLATLLADRHLTLIDLAPGMIAANRATMAPLIASNPLRVEWQICDAETIDTRHHYALIISCLTLQWFHDLPGSLHRLCSALLPGGILLCSYLGEQSFPEWRQAANTLGLHCTANPLPNTQQIQTSLRLLGQQNSLREEMLQISYPTVHDFFRSLKNTGTNTPTNSYSLTRGQMARLINGWQEQSRHSVTVTYQINTLMVQT
- a CDS encoding transcriptional regulator; its protein translation is MGKTLVEMAADIVQAQSASKSMTQEEISSALQITYKTLMNLQINEQSAPGEELTSESTAPDITPEKSIQKNKIICLECGQEFKMLSPKHLASHGLNGREYRKKYGLKLRQPLCAKALSTARKKAGKDRGIPENLMKSIAAKKEKSAAKTKLATKKASGKKAKKEPVAVG
- a CDS encoding alpha/beta hydrolase; translated protein: MRFVFQHGWGFSSSCWNGWLDLLDAPAILGNRGYWDTSVLLNNSDIQPDSILICHSLGIHLVPQDLIHMADMVVIISGFAHFHGDTVADGRFTKRHVQRMLSRLATEPEQLIRDFHRDCEFTESLIHVKTINTALLTSDLQVLNESRLEKSYCQRWPPTLLIHGRDDRIISPLRAEELAVLPKKSQLRIIDGAGHGLPFNQPSLCLNLIVDFYRHITHSGE
- a CDS encoding phosphoribosylformylglycinamidine cyclo-ligase gives rise to the protein MKEKKGSRYAEAGVDIDKANSFIDRIKPLVSATFQRGVLTDIGGFGGLFALGGSRYKDPVLVASTDGVGTKLKIAELCNKHDTIGIDLVAMCVNDVVVSGARPLFFLDYFAVGKLDVDQATDVVRGIAKGCELSKCSLIGGETAEMPGHYTPGSYDLAGFTVGIAERNELIDGSEIKVGDKLIGLASSGIHSNGYSLVRKICFEELGLSVNDQIPELGSTLGEALLTPTRIYTETVLNVIKNYQVRGVVHITGGGFTDNVPRVLPEGSKAVIAGDSWPRQPIFEFLQQQGDLTPDEMYRTFNCGIGMILIVTAKDEEDCMRQLAALGETPYVIGEIAVRTRKEEEQVEII